From Montipora foliosa isolate CH-2021 chromosome 6, ASM3666993v2, whole genome shotgun sequence, a single genomic window includes:
- the LOC138008438 gene encoding uncharacterized protein, translating into MVGLTKNTVGKVYAVLRHFCKRDLEDRPIIPFGGNVHVVKCDESQFKHKSKYQRGRRARNDAWVFGVVSTEHSPCRGYFKVVRRRNRGTLTQILQRVLLPGSQVHTDDWPAYRNLHLHVPNVTVHRTVVHQNNFVDPLTGIHTQESEAAWARLKYYIKREKGIKLEDLQDFLEEQMWRDWRGLDAVFDNVTAVLSHYYPL; encoded by the exons ATGGTTGGACTAACAAAGAacacggttggaaaagtgtatGCGGTACTAAGGCATTTCTGCAAGAGAGATCTCGAGGACAGGCCAATAATCCCATTCGGTGGCAATGTGCATGTTGTGAAGTGCGACGAAAGCCAATTCAAGCACAAGTCCAAA TACCAACGAGGACGGAGGGCGAGAAATGACGCTTGGGTATTTGGAGTAGTTTCAACCGAGCATAGCCCATGTCGCGGTTACTTTAAAGTGGTGCGGAGAAGAAACAGAGGAACACTTACCCAGATTCTACAAAGAGTCCTCTTGCCTGGGTCACAAGTGCACACGGATGACTGGCCTGCATACAGGAACTTGCACCTGCATGTCCCTAATGTTACCGTTCACAGGACAGTCGTGCACCAGAATAACTTTGTAGACCCATTGACAGGAATTCACACGCAAGAGTCGGAAGCAGCGTGGGCACGCCTTAAGTACTATATTAAAAGAGAGAAAGGTATAAAGTTGGAGGACTTACAGGATTTCCTTGAAGAGCAAATGTGGCGAGACTGGAGAGGGTTGGATGCGGTTTTTGATAACGTAACTGCCGTACTGTCTCACTACTATCCCTTGTAG